A DNA window from Mycolicibacter hiberniae contains the following coding sequences:
- a CDS encoding type I polyketide synthase — protein MTTIFNRISAMSAEKRGALTEQFDKASRIAAAEPIAVVGIGCRFPGGASGPDAYWDLLKTARDGITEIPADRWDAEEYYDPDPLAPGRMSSKWGGFLSDVAGFDADFFGISPREAEAMDPQQRLMLEVAWEALEHAGMPPATLSGIRSAVMMGVYYTEYQGISAANPDAIDGYSATGNAHAVAVGRIAYLLGLRGPAVAMDSACSSSLVTIHMACQSLRLRESDLALAGGVSLILRPETQIAMAKWGMLSPRGRCHTFDAGADGFVRGEGAGVVVLKRLTDAIRDGDRVLAVVRGSAINQDGRSNGLTAPNTIAQIDAITRALRSADVAANSVNLIETHGTGTALGDPIEFEALADVYGRGAAKCALGAVKTNIGHLEAAAGIAGFIKAALSVQRGQIPPNRNFSTWNPAIDPSPTRLFVPTEMTPWPATEGPRRAAVSSFGLGGTNAHVVLEQGPDPVPSPAPAEPVATLVVSGKTEQRVAEWAATLADWIAGPGATVPLADIARTLNHHRSRYAKFATVCARDTEQALAGLRAVAGGYPAPGVVGTRAESRGKGTVFLYSGQGSQWAGMGRQLLIDEPAFAAAVDELEPDFVAQVGFSLRGVLESGEPVVGIDRIQPVLVGMQLALTALWRSHGVEPDAVIGHSMGEVAAAVVAGALSPADGLKVIATRSRLMARLSGQGAMALLELDAEAAEKLVAEHPDIAVAVYAAPQQTVIAGPPDQVDAVVAVVDAQGKLARRVEVDVASHHRTVDPILEELRTALTDLKPSAPKIPLISTVGQTATETPTFDADYWVRNLRNPVRFGRAVTAAAAGHATFVEVSPHPLLSHAINGNLETARPAGDSTVTGTLLRDQPEALSFHTNLAAAAPPPAQAPQPDGGLGRVDLPARPWQHVRYWAAPVASNRNSADAHPLLGTHVELPSGHGHVWQADVGTELVAWMAHHKVHGQIVMPATGFAEMALAAAGQALGLPPSAIAVDRVEVEQMLRVDERTEVTTRLLHDTDGSDELRIEIHSRPAGGGWSRHAVARAVAAPATQPQPRAAAPASGGTALSPADLYTALRRTGLQHGPAFAALTRIVRKPGGISEAEIVLPDEATGHRGYRIHPVMLDAALQCLAAALPDESLSGASDATYLPVAVETIRVFGDVGRRARGHAEVLNHDDDGITGRVTLTDDTGTVTAELSGIYLQRVQRRTVPLPLSQKIFDTEWLEAPGPAQPPAAAGGSWLVLTEGSESEALAADFAARFSSPERRVITADLTSEQAVREAFAQTAGDPDRPPVGVVVLAARGDFDGTEAGDDPARGRDLAWSVASTVRTIVGGWHGTAPRLWLVGRNGLTVDAEQPEHGDPSICALKGLVRVLAYEHPDLHTALVDIDARSDGADPVAALIAELGLAGTDDVVAWRGANRYVERLKRASLTATGAPVVRRDGAYVLTGGLGGIGLVVARWLIDHGAARIVLNSRSQPSEEQRAVLSELEQRAQVAVVSGDLAAPGVAESLVAAAEETGCALRGVIHGAAVIDDQIVVGIDKETLGRVWAPKASAALRLHVATAGKDLDWWVGFSSTSSLLGAPGQAAYAAASAWLDGLVAWRRAAGLPAITINWGQWSGVGVAQELKFSALDPISPDEGMEALEAILGGDLGRIGVARLRLDRVAAAFPELQQLGYFATLAEELDLDAEDDDWPGPEGLKQLDAAEAAKAVVARLGSRIMAIMGYPKGSAIDPGRPLTELGMDSLMAVRIRNTVRGDFGAEPPVALLLQGASLTDLAADLSRQLGLAAQEGADGDGDAGGVRSRAQQRAAARQRAAARRKVGDRS, from the coding sequence ATGACGACGATCTTCAACAGGATCTCGGCCATGAGCGCCGAGAAACGGGGGGCGCTGACCGAGCAGTTCGACAAGGCGTCGCGGATCGCGGCCGCCGAGCCGATCGCGGTGGTGGGGATCGGCTGCCGCTTCCCGGGTGGCGCCTCGGGCCCGGACGCCTACTGGGACCTGTTGAAGACCGCTCGCGACGGCATCACCGAGATCCCCGCGGATCGCTGGGACGCCGAGGAGTACTACGACCCGGACCCGCTGGCACCGGGCCGGATGTCATCGAAGTGGGGCGGGTTCCTCTCCGATGTCGCCGGGTTCGACGCCGACTTCTTCGGCATCTCGCCGCGCGAAGCCGAGGCCATGGACCCCCAACAGCGCCTGATGCTGGAAGTGGCCTGGGAAGCACTCGAACACGCCGGGATGCCGCCGGCAACCCTGTCCGGCATCCGGTCCGCGGTCATGATGGGCGTGTACTACACCGAGTACCAAGGAATTTCAGCGGCCAACCCGGATGCCATCGACGGCTACTCGGCCACCGGTAACGCGCACGCCGTCGCGGTGGGCCGGATCGCCTACCTGTTGGGTCTGCGCGGACCGGCCGTGGCGATGGACTCGGCGTGCTCGTCATCGCTGGTCACCATCCACATGGCCTGCCAGAGTCTGCGCCTGCGCGAGAGCGACCTGGCCCTGGCCGGCGGCGTCAGCCTGATCCTGCGGCCGGAAACCCAGATCGCCATGGCGAAGTGGGGAATGCTGTCCCCACGCGGCCGATGCCACACCTTCGACGCCGGAGCGGACGGCTTCGTGCGTGGTGAAGGGGCGGGAGTCGTGGTCCTCAAACGCCTGACCGACGCCATCCGCGACGGCGACCGGGTGCTCGCGGTGGTGCGCGGCTCGGCGATCAACCAGGACGGACGGTCCAACGGCTTGACCGCCCCGAACACCATCGCCCAGATCGACGCGATCACCCGCGCACTGCGCAGCGCCGACGTCGCCGCCAACTCGGTGAACCTGATCGAAACCCACGGCACGGGAACGGCTTTGGGTGACCCCATCGAATTCGAGGCCTTAGCCGACGTCTACGGGCGCGGTGCGGCGAAATGCGCACTCGGTGCGGTCAAGACCAATATCGGACACCTGGAGGCAGCCGCCGGGATCGCCGGATTCATCAAGGCCGCGCTGTCGGTTCAGCGCGGACAGATCCCGCCGAACCGCAACTTCTCCACCTGGAACCCGGCGATCGACCCGAGTCCCACACGGCTGTTCGTGCCCACCGAGATGACCCCGTGGCCGGCCACCGAGGGGCCGCGCCGCGCCGCGGTCTCCTCGTTCGGGCTCGGCGGAACCAACGCGCACGTCGTGCTCGAGCAGGGACCCGACCCGGTCCCGTCGCCCGCACCGGCCGAGCCGGTCGCCACTTTGGTGGTGTCGGGCAAGACCGAGCAGCGGGTGGCGGAATGGGCCGCCACACTGGCTGACTGGATCGCCGGCCCGGGCGCCACGGTCCCGCTGGCCGACATCGCCCGCACGCTCAACCACCACCGCAGCCGGTACGCCAAGTTCGCCACCGTCTGTGCCCGCGACACCGAGCAGGCGCTGGCCGGGCTGCGGGCGGTCGCCGGCGGCTACCCGGCACCCGGAGTGGTCGGCACGCGCGCCGAATCCCGCGGCAAGGGCACCGTGTTCCTCTACTCGGGCCAGGGATCCCAATGGGCCGGGATGGGCCGGCAGCTGCTGATCGACGAGCCGGCCTTCGCCGCCGCCGTCGACGAGCTCGAGCCGGATTTCGTTGCCCAGGTCGGGTTCTCGCTGCGCGGGGTGCTGGAATCCGGAGAGCCGGTGGTCGGTATCGACCGCATTCAGCCGGTGCTGGTGGGCATGCAGCTGGCGCTGACCGCACTGTGGCGGTCCCACGGAGTCGAACCGGATGCGGTGATCGGGCATTCGATGGGCGAGGTGGCCGCCGCCGTGGTGGCCGGTGCGCTGAGCCCCGCCGACGGCCTCAAAGTGATCGCCACCCGGTCCAGGCTGATGGCGCGGTTGTCCGGGCAGGGCGCGATGGCGCTGCTGGAGCTCGACGCCGAGGCCGCCGAGAAGCTGGTCGCCGAGCACCCGGACATCGCCGTGGCCGTGTACGCAGCACCCCAGCAGACCGTGATCGCCGGCCCGCCGGACCAGGTCGACGCGGTGGTCGCGGTGGTGGACGCCCAGGGCAAGCTGGCCCGGCGCGTCGAGGTGGACGTGGCATCGCACCACCGGACCGTGGACCCGATCCTCGAGGAGCTGCGCACCGCGCTGACTGACCTCAAGCCGTCGGCGCCGAAGATCCCGCTGATCAGCACTGTGGGCCAAACGGCAACCGAGACACCGACGTTCGATGCCGACTACTGGGTGCGCAATTTGCGTAACCCGGTGCGGTTCGGCCGGGCCGTGACCGCCGCCGCCGCCGGCCACGCCACCTTCGTCGAGGTCAGCCCGCATCCGTTGCTCAGCCACGCCATCAACGGCAACCTCGAGACGGCGCGGCCCGCCGGCGACAGCACCGTGACGGGCACCCTGCTGCGCGACCAGCCCGAGGCCCTGAGCTTCCACACCAACCTGGCCGCCGCCGCGCCGCCACCGGCGCAGGCGCCGCAACCCGACGGTGGCCTGGGTCGCGTCGACCTCCCGGCGCGGCCGTGGCAGCACGTTCGGTACTGGGCGGCACCGGTGGCGTCCAACCGCAACTCCGCCGACGCGCATCCGCTGTTGGGTACACACGTAGAGCTTCCGTCCGGACACGGTCACGTCTGGCAGGCCGACGTGGGCACCGAGCTCGTCGCGTGGATGGCCCACCACAAGGTGCACGGCCAGATCGTCATGCCGGCCACCGGGTTTGCCGAGATGGCGCTGGCGGCGGCCGGACAGGCGCTGGGCCTGCCGCCCTCCGCGATCGCGGTGGACCGGGTCGAAGTCGAACAGATGCTGCGCGTCGATGAGCGGACCGAGGTGACCACCCGGCTGCTGCACGACACCGATGGCTCCGACGAGCTGCGCATCGAGATACATTCCCGTCCCGCCGGCGGTGGTTGGTCGAGGCACGCCGTCGCCCGGGCCGTGGCCGCACCGGCCACGCAACCGCAGCCTCGCGCGGCGGCACCGGCGAGCGGGGGCACCGCGCTGTCCCCGGCGGACCTCTACACGGCGCTGCGCCGTACCGGTCTGCAGCACGGCCCGGCGTTCGCGGCGCTAACCCGCATCGTGCGCAAACCCGGTGGCATATCGGAGGCCGAGATCGTGCTGCCCGACGAGGCGACCGGGCACCGCGGCTACCGCATCCACCCGGTGATGCTCGACGCCGCCCTGCAATGCCTGGCCGCCGCGCTGCCCGACGAGTCGCTGAGCGGAGCCTCCGACGCCACCTACCTGCCGGTGGCCGTGGAGACCATCCGGGTCTTCGGCGATGTCGGCCGGCGCGCCCGCGGCCACGCCGAGGTGCTCAACCACGACGACGACGGGATCACCGGGCGCGTCACCCTGACCGACGACACCGGCACGGTCACCGCCGAGCTCTCCGGGATCTACCTGCAGCGCGTGCAGCGGCGCACCGTCCCGTTGCCGCTGAGCCAGAAGATCTTCGACACCGAGTGGCTCGAGGCTCCCGGCCCCGCTCAGCCCCCGGCAGCCGCCGGCGGAAGCTGGCTGGTGCTCACCGAAGGATCTGAAAGTGAAGCCCTGGCAGCCGATTTCGCTGCACGGTTCAGCTCGCCGGAGCGCCGCGTGATCACCGCGGACCTGACCAGCGAACAAGCGGTGCGGGAGGCCTTCGCGCAGACCGCCGGCGACCCCGACCGGCCCCCGGTGGGCGTCGTCGTGCTGGCCGCCCGCGGCGACTTCGACGGCACGGAGGCGGGCGACGATCCGGCCCGCGGTCGCGACCTGGCCTGGTCGGTCGCCTCGACGGTGCGCACCATTGTCGGGGGCTGGCACGGCACGGCGCCCCGGCTGTGGCTGGTGGGCCGCAACGGCCTGACCGTCGACGCCGAGCAGCCGGAGCACGGCGATCCGTCGATCTGCGCCCTCAAGGGCCTGGTGCGGGTGCTGGCCTATGAGCACCCCGATCTGCACACCGCCCTGGTCGACATCGACGCCCGCTCCGACGGCGCCGACCCGGTGGCGGCGTTGATCGCCGAGCTGGGACTGGCCGGCACCGACGATGTGGTGGCCTGGCGCGGCGCGAACCGCTATGTCGAACGGCTCAAGCGGGCCAGCCTGACCGCGACGGGCGCCCCGGTCGTGCGGCGTGACGGCGCCTATGTGCTGACCGGCGGTCTGGGCGGCATCGGACTGGTCGTCGCCCGTTGGCTGATCGATCACGGCGCTGCGCGGATCGTGCTCAACAGCCGCTCGCAGCCCTCCGAGGAGCAGCGTGCCGTGCTGTCCGAGCTCGAACAGCGGGCGCAGGTCGCCGTCGTCTCCGGTGATCTGGCCGCGCCCGGTGTCGCCGAGAGCCTGGTCGCCGCCGCCGAGGAGACCGGGTGTGCGCTGCGCGGTGTGATCCACGGCGCGGCCGTCATCGACGATCAGATCGTGGTCGGCATCGACAAGGAGACGCTGGGCCGGGTGTGGGCGCCCAAGGCGTCGGCGGCGCTGCGGCTGCATGTGGCGACCGCCGGCAAGGACCTGGACTGGTGGGTCGGGTTCTCCTCGACGTCGTCGCTGCTGGGCGCCCCGGGCCAGGCGGCCTATGCCGCGGCCAGCGCCTGGCTGGACGGCCTGGTGGCGTGGCGGCGGGCCGCCGGGCTGCCGGCGATCACCATCAACTGGGGCCAGTGGTCCGGGGTGGGCGTCGCCCAGGAGCTGAAGTTCAGTGCGCTGGACCCGATCAGCCCCGATGAGGGCATGGAGGCGCTGGAGGCGATCCTCGGCGGTGATCTCGGCCGGATCGGCGTCGCGCGGCTGCGGCTGGACCGGGTGGCCGCGGCCTTCCCGGAGTTGCAGCAGCTCGGATATTTCGCCACCCTGGCCGAGGAGCTCGACCTCGATGCCGAGGACGACGACTGGCCCGGCCCCGAGGGGCTCAAGCAGCTCGACGCGGCCGAGGCCGCCAAGGCGGTCGTGGCCCGGCTGGGTTCGCGCATCATGGCGATCATGGGCTACCCCAAGGGCAGCGCCATCGACCCGGGGCGGCCGTTGACCGAGCTCGGAATGGATTCACTGATGGCCGTGCGCATCCGCAACACCGTGCGGGGCGACTTCGGGGCGGAGCCGCCGGTGGCGCTGCTGCTGCAAGGAGCCTCACTGACCGATCTGGCCGCCGACCTGTCCCGCCAACTCGGTCTGGCGGCGCAGGAAGGCGCAGACGGCGACGGCGACGCCGGGGGCGTTCGGAGCCGGGCCCAGCAGCGTGCCGCGGCGCGGCAGCGTGCGGCGGCGCGGCGGAAAGTAGGAGATCGTTCGTGA